The DNA sequence CAAAGAACGGTGCTTTGTCGAGGAAGGCTTGCAGCGCAGCGGGGTCTTGGACAGTGGCGAATTTTTCCCATTCGTCGCCTTCGGCCACGCCCATGTGTTTTTGCCATTCCGCCATCTGGGTTTTGTTCATCAGGCCGCCGTGGTTGTCCTTGTGACCGGCGATGGGCGTGCCCCAGCCCTTGACGGTATAGGCCAGAAAACATGTGGGGCGGTCATGGTCGATGGCGGCAAAGGTTTCGGCCATGGTCTGCACGCAGTTGCCGCCGAGGTTTTCCATCAGATCGGCGAGTTCATCGTCCGAACGGGCGTCGATCAGCGCGGTCACATCGCCTTGATCGCCAAGCGCCTCCATCAGCCGTTCGCGCCAGACCGCGCCGCCCATAAAGGTGAGCGCGGAATAAAGCTGGTTCGGGCAATTGTCGATCCAGTCGCGCAGTTTGTCGCCGCCCGGTTCCTTGAACGCGGCCCGTTGCAAAGCGCCGTATTTGACCTTGACCACGTCCCAGCCGAAGGCGTCAAAGATCTGTTCGATGCGTTTGAACAGCCCCTCGCGCACCACACCGTCCAGCGACTGGCGGTTGTAGTCGATGATCCACCATGTGTTGCGCAAATCGTTTTTCCAGCCCTCTTGCAGGGCCTCGTAAACATTGCCCTCGTCCAGTTCCGCATCGCCCACCAGCGCGACCATCCGGCCAAGTGGCAGACCATCCCCCCAATCCTTGGCGGTGATGTAGTCCTGCACCAGCGAAGCAAAGGAGGTGATCGCCACACCAAGACCAACAGAACCGGTGGAGAAATCCACATCGTCGATGTCCTTGGTGCGGCTGGGATAGCTTTGCACGCCCTGATAGCCACGGAAGTTTTCCATTTTCTCGCGGGTCTGGTTGCCCATCAAATACTGGATTGCGTGGAAAATGGGTGAGGCATGGGGTTTGACCGCCACCCGGTCTTCAGGGCGCAGGGCGCTGTAGTAAAGGGCGGTCATGATGGAGACCATGGAGGCGGAGGAGGCCTGATGCCCGCCAACCTTGATCCCGTCCGTTTTGGGGCGGATGTGGTTGGCGTTGTGGATCATCCAATGCGACAGCCACAAGAGCCGCTGTTCGATGGTCTTGAGATGGGTTTGGTCGATCTGTGTCATGGCGGTGCCTTCCTCGGGTGCGGGCAGGAGAATGATAGATCAGTTTTCGATCTGGGTGCTGATAATGTCGCCGGTCAATTGCACAGGGTTCAGGATCGTCTGCGCATTGGGGCTATGGGCCACGGACTTGCGGTGCAATTCGGCAAATTCTTCGGCCGTGGCATCGCCAGTGGCGTGGATCTGGTAACGGATTTCTGGGAAGCCAACGGTGCTGTTGGTTGCCAGCCCCATGAACCCGCGCAGATCCAGCGTGGCGTCAAAATCAATGCGCACCGATTCTAGCTGAATGCCCTCGGCAGTGGCCCCCGCGATAAAGCTGACCATCATGCAAGAGCCCAGACCCGACAGCAGCAGCTCTTGCGGGTTGGGGCCGTGGTTGTTGCCCATCAATTGGCGCGGTTCATCTGATGTCCAGCTGAACGAGCGGCTGACCTGATGCGGGCCCACTTTCATCGGTTTGGTTTCGCTGATGGCACGGGTTCCGCTTTGCCATTTTACCTCAAGACCATAATCCATGATCGCCTCTTCGGGGGCGGCGGCGACTTCGTTTACAAATTCGCTAAGGGCGGCGGTGGGGATGGCGTTACGCATGTGCGGTGTCCTTTGCTGGATAAATGGCGGTGAGGGCCTGATCGAAATCTGCGATCAGGTCGGCGGCGTCTTCGATCCCGACCGAAAGGCGCACGCAGCCCGGATCAATACCGATGTCAGCCCGTTGCCGCGCGGTGAATGTCGCCTGCGAGGTGTTGAATGGCAGGCTGATCAGGCTTTCCACACCGCCAAGGCTGGTGGCTTGTTTCGGGATCTTCAGGGCATCAACCAGGCGCAGCGCGGCCTTGTCGCCCCCTTCGATGAAAAAGGTGACATTGCCGGTCCCGTTTTTCAGCAGGCGACTGGCGGTGTCATAATCAGGGTGGCTGGGCAGGAAGGGGTAGAACACCTTTTGCACACGCGGATGGCTTTCGAGGAATTCGGCCAGCGCCAGCGCGCTTTCTTCGTGCGCACGCATCCGCACGGCAAGGGTCTTGAGCCCGCGTTCCAGCAAGAAACAGGCATGTGGGTCCAACGATCCGCCATAGTTGAGCAATCGAGGCCAGATCATATCCATCAGTTTGCGTGGTCCAGCGGCGACACCGGCGATCAGATCGCTGTGCCCGTTGAGGTATTTTGAGGCCGAATGGATCACCACATCGACCCCATGATCCAGCGTGCGCATCGCCGCAGGCGGGGCAAAGGTGGCATCGACCACCAGCCGGACATTGCGGCGTTTGGCAATCTCGGCCAGGCGCGGGATGTCGATCACTTTGAGCAGCGGATTGGTGATCGCCTCGAAATACAGCATCTGGGTGTTGGGTTGGATCGCGGCTTCGATGGCGTCAAAATCGTAGGAATCCACCATTGTGCAGGACATGCCCAGCGTCGGGAACTCTTGGTTAAAAAGGTTGAACGTGCCGCCATAAAGATCGCTTGAGGCGACCACATGTGCGCCCTTGTCCATCAGCGCCAGAACGGTGCTGGTGATCGCGGCCATGCCAGAGCTGAAAACGATGGCAGATTCGGCGCCCTCAAGCGC is a window from the Sulfitobacter mediterraneus genome containing:
- a CDS encoding OsmC family protein; this translates as MRNAIPTAALSEFVNEVAAAPEEAIMDYGLEVKWQSGTRAISETKPMKVGPHQVSRSFSWTSDEPRQLMGNNHGPNPQELLLSGLGSCMMVSFIAGATAEGIQLESVRIDFDATLDLRGFMGLATNSTVGFPEIRYQIHATGDATAEEFAELHRKSVAHSPNAQTILNPVQLTGDIISTQIEN
- a CDS encoding trans-sulfuration enzyme family protein, giving the protein MTNPKILGDDASLPPASTKGGWLNDLNRARTSGPFLAAHPAPGAGLSTTAVHAGTHDDPRTGAVGTPIYQASTFVLNEGQYRSVEDGFARDRFIYSRYGNPSQWAVQEKLAALEGAESAIVFSSGMAAITSTVLALMDKGAHVVASSDLYGGTFNLFNQEFPTLGMSCTMVDSYDFDAIEAAIQPNTQMLYFEAITNPLLKVIDIPRLAEIAKRRNVRLVVDATFAPPAAMRTLDHGVDVVIHSASKYLNGHSDLIAGVAAGPRKLMDMIWPRLLNYGGSLDPHACFLLERGLKTLAVRMRAHEESALALAEFLESHPRVQKVFYPFLPSHPDYDTASRLLKNGTGNVTFFIEGGDKAALRLVDALKIPKQATSLGGVESLISLPFNTSQATFTARQRADIGIDPGCVRLSVGIEDAADLIADFDQALTAIYPAKDTAHA